ACTTCACCATCGACCGGGGACTTCACTTCGGCCGCCGCCTTGACTGACTCGATGATCGCGGCGTCTTCCTTCGCGGCGAGTTTGCGGCCGACTTTCGGCTGCTCAACGTAAACGAGATCGCCCAGCTTGTCCTGCGCGAAATGGGTGATGCCGACGGTGCCGATATCGCCGTCCATCTTGATGTATTCGTGGTCTTCGGTGTAGCGGGTGGTCATGGTTTTTCTTTCAGAAAAAGGACGAAAGACGAAGGACGAGTGACGAAACGCAAGCGCACGCCTCTCAAATACCTTCGAATCGTCGCTGGGTTATCTCTGGTTATCGTCATTCGTCATTGGTCATTCGTCCTCAAGCGCGTCAGCGCTTGTACCCATGCGGCGCAAAAGGCATCGCCACCACCGTCACCGGCGTCGGCGTGCCGCGCAGCATCGCGTTGATCTTGCTGCCGACTGCGGCGTGTGCGGCATCGACATAGGCCATGATGACCGGCCCGTTCACCGTGGGGCCGAAGCCGCCGCTGGTGACAACGCCTATCTTGTTGCCCGCAGCATCCTGCAGCTCCACGCCTTCACGGATCGGCGCGCGGCCTTCGGGTTTGAGGCCCACTCGCTTGCGCTTGACCTTTGTCGCGTCGTCGAGTTGACCGAGGATCACGCCCGCGCCCGGGAATCCGCCGGCGCGCTCGCCGCCGGTGCGACGCACCTTCTGCATTGCCCAGGTGAGCGAGGCTTCGACCGGCGTGGTCGTGGTGTCGAGGTCGTGGCCATAGAGGCAGAGGCCCGCTTCAAGGCGCAGCGAATCGCGGGCGCCGAGGCCGATTGGTTGCACATTTGGTTGCGCGAGCAAGGCCTTCGCCAGCGCTTCACACTGTGCCGCCGGCACGCTGATTTCAAAGCCGTCCTCACCGGTATAGCCCGAGCGCGTGACGAGGCAATCGATGCCAGCCAGATTCAAACGGCCACCGGCCATGAACGTCTGCGGCACTTCGCCGGCAGCGATGCCTTTCAACGCAGCCTCCGCGCCTGGCCCCTGCAGCGCCAGCAGCGCAAGGTCATCACGCACGCGGATGTCGCAGCGATTGCCAATATGCTTTTGCAGATGCGCAATATCCTGCGCCTTGCAGGCGGCATTCACCACCACGTGCAGATAGCTGCCGGTGTTGAAGATCATCAGATCATCAAGGATGCCGCCCTGCTCGTTGGTGAACAGCGCGTAACGCTGCTTGCCGGCCGCTATCCCGAGCACGTCCACCGGCACCAGTGTTTCCAGCGCTTTCGCGGCGTCCGGCCCGTGCAGCTCCACCTGCCCCATGTGCGAGACGTCGAACAACCCGGCGTGGGCGCGGGTGTGCAGATGCTCCTTGAGTACGCCAAGCAGATATTGCACCGGCATGTCGTAGCCAGCGAAGGGCACCATGCGGGCGCCGAGGCTCACATGCAGGTCGTACAGCGGGGTGCGGAGAAGTTTCTCTGAAACGGGCTCAGACATCGGGACGTGGCTCCTGAGTGGAAGGTAACGTCCCGGATCTGTCCTTTAGCCTGAGAGTTTCAACCGCCGGTTTTGCGGCGGTTTTGCCCCTTCGGCGGAGGCTCTCGCCAGTGTGTTGGCTGCCTCGCTCTCCAGATGTGCGGCAGCGATTCCTGCGAACCGACGCCGTGAATCAGTACGGTACCTGAGCGATCTTCCGGGGATTACGCCTACGGTAGCGCGAGAGCGGGTAGCCCGCGCGCTTCTCCTGATTCAAAACGCAGTTTATCAGCCTTCCGCGCGCCAGTTGCCGAGGAAATTGGTCATCGCCGCCTCGGCCGTCTTGTGCCATTCGTTGATCTCGCTGCGGAACCGTTTCCACGGGTCGTAAATCTTCTTGAATGCCGGGTTGCCAGCGGCCTCGGCGTCGTAGATGGCAAAGGCGCCGCGATAGGCGGCAATCATGAAGTTGTTGGGGAACAATTGCACGCGTGTGCCGCTGCCGATCATGCGCTTGTAGGCGGCCGGGTTGCGGGTGTCGTAGGCAGCCATCATCCACTGATTGACCCAGCCGCTGGCGACGTTGACGGCCTCCTTGTAGGCGGCCGGCAGCCCGTCATAGGCGGCCTTGTTGACATACAGGCTCAGTGCCGCGGACGGCTCCCACCAGGCCGGGTAGTAATAAAAACGCGCCACCGCCGGCAAGCCGAGCTTGTCATCGTCGTACGGCCCGACCCACTCGCCGGCATCGATTTTTTTGTCCTTCAATGCGCCGGCGATTTCGCCGCCTGGCAGGGCCATGGGCTCGGCGCCGAGCCGCTTCCAGATTTCGCCACCGAAGCCGGGGATGCGAATCTTCAGGCCCTTGACGTCGTCAAGCGTGCGGATTTCCTTGTTGTACCAGCCACCCATCTGGGCGCCGGTGTTGCCCATCGGGAAGTTGACCATGTTGTACTGGGCGAAGAGTTCGCGCAGCAGCTCGAGCCCGCCGCCCTGATAGACCCAGGCGTTGTGCTGCCGCTGATTGAGGCCGAACGGCAGGGTGGTGTCGAAGGCGAGCGCCTTGTTGACGCTCAGGAAGTAGTAGCCCGCCGTATGCGCACATTCGACATTGGCGTTCTGCACGGCCTCGAACACCGTTTTTGCCGGCGCAATCGAGGCGTTGTCGACGATCGATACCTTGAACTTGCCGCCCGTCACCGCATCAACAATGCGGGCGAACTGTTCGGCGCCACCGTAGATGGTGTCGAGTGACTTCGGAAAGCTCGACGCCAGGCGCCAGTTGACGGCCGGCAGGTTCTGCGCTGCGGCGGTGACCGATGCCAGGCCAGCCAGCGCGCCGGCGGCACCAATGCCCCCGGACAGGAAATCGCGACGCTCCATGATTGCTCCTCCATGCCCCGTGCGCAACATCGCGTTCGAAACGGTTGCGGAGCGCGGATGCGCACCTACAATCGCTGACGCTTTACCCCCTCGTTGCGCAAAGGATTTGTTGTGACTATTTCGATGTACGCCCTCTCGGTGCCGGTGTTTGATCGCTATCTCGGCAACCTGATCAACATTCTCGACAAGGGCGCGGCCTATGCTGCAGAGCGGAAGATAGACGACACGGTGCTCACCGGCATGCGGATTTACCCCGACATGTTTCCGATGTTGCGCCAGATCATGATCGCGGCA
This is a stretch of genomic DNA from Casimicrobium huifangae. It encodes these proteins:
- the gcvH gene encoding glycine cleavage system protein GcvH, which encodes MTTRYTEDHEYIKMDGDIGTVGITHFAQDKLGDLVYVEQPKVGRKLAAKEDAAIIESVKAAAEVKSPVDGEVIEVNEAVVADPSLVNTDPEGAGWFFKIKVSNADAVAKLHDEAAYKAMIA
- the gcvT gene encoding glycine cleavage system aminomethyltransferase GcvT; its protein translation is MSEPVSEKLLRTPLYDLHVSLGARMVPFAGYDMPVQYLLGVLKEHLHTRAHAGLFDVSHMGQVELHGPDAAKALETLVPVDVLGIAAGKQRYALFTNEQGGILDDLMIFNTGSYLHVVVNAACKAQDIAHLQKHIGNRCDIRVRDDLALLALQGPGAEAALKGIAAGEVPQTFMAGGRLNLAGIDCLVTRSGYTGEDGFEISVPAAQCEALAKALLAQPNVQPIGLGARDSLRLEAGLCLYGHDLDTTTTPVEASLTWAMQKVRRTGGERAGGFPGAGVILGQLDDATKVKRKRVGLKPEGRAPIREGVELQDAAGNKIGVVTSGGFGPTVNGPVIMAYVDAAHAAVGSKINAMLRGTPTPVTVVAMPFAPHGYKR
- a CDS encoding TRAP transporter substrate-binding protein yields the protein MERRDFLSGGIGAAGALAGLASVTAAAQNLPAVNWRLASSFPKSLDTIYGGAEQFARIVDAVTGGKFKVSIVDNASIAPAKTVFEAVQNANVECAHTAGYYFLSVNKALAFDTTLPFGLNQRQHNAWVYQGGGLELLRELFAQYNMVNFPMGNTGAQMGGWYNKEIRTLDDVKGLKIRIPGFGGEIWKRLGAEPMALPGGEIAGALKDKKIDAGEWVGPYDDDKLGLPAVARFYYYPAWWEPSAALSLYVNKAAYDGLPAAYKEAVNVASGWVNQWMMAAYDTRNPAAYKRMIGSGTRVQLFPNNFMIAAYRGAFAIYDAEAAGNPAFKKIYDPWKRFRSEINEWHKTAEAAMTNFLGNWRAEG